In a genomic window of Streptomyces noursei ATCC 11455:
- a CDS encoding DeoR/GlpR family DNA-binding transcription regulator gives MVRANGAVSLRELARVVQTSEVTVRRDVRALEAEGLLDRRHGGAVLPGGFTRESGFPQKSHLATAEKTAIADLAAGFVEEGEAIVVGAGTTTQELARRLARVPGLTVVTNSLLVAQALAHANRVEVVMTGGTLRGSNYALVGSGAEQSLQGLRVSRAFLSGSGLTAERGLSTSNMLSASVDRALVQAAGEVVVLADHTKLGSDTMFQTVPTDVITRLVTDEPPAHDDRAATELQALADQGVQIAVASGSLPGQPPAQPGMEAAPPERRGPRRDVPLPGQRRNHPGAAPGAPQLRSAGSLGDGRVADLAPRRR, from the coding sequence ATGGTGCGCGCAAACGGAGCGGTGTCGCTCCGTGAGCTCGCCCGTGTCGTCCAGACCTCCGAAGTAACCGTACGGCGCGACGTGCGGGCGCTGGAGGCAGAGGGACTGCTGGACCGCCGGCACGGCGGTGCGGTCCTACCGGGAGGTTTCACCCGCGAGTCCGGCTTCCCACAGAAGTCCCACCTCGCAACCGCGGAGAAGACGGCCATCGCCGATCTCGCGGCAGGCTTCGTCGAAGAGGGCGAGGCCATCGTCGTCGGTGCCGGGACCACCACCCAGGAGCTGGCCCGCCGGCTCGCCCGGGTCCCCGGCCTGACCGTCGTCACCAACTCGCTCCTGGTCGCCCAGGCGCTGGCCCATGCCAACCGCGTGGAGGTGGTGATGACCGGCGGGACCCTGCGCGGTTCCAACTACGCGCTGGTCGGCAGCGGTGCCGAGCAGTCCCTCCAGGGGCTGCGGGTCTCCCGCGCCTTCCTGTCGGGCAGCGGCCTGACCGCCGAACGCGGGCTGTCCACCTCCAACATGCTCTCCGCCAGCGTCGACCGGGCGCTGGTGCAGGCGGCGGGGGAGGTGGTGGTGCTCGCCGACCACACCAAGCTCGGCTCCGACACCATGTTCCAGACCGTGCCGACGGACGTCATCACCCGGCTCGTGACGGACGAACCGCCCGCCCACGACGACCGTGCCGCCACGGAGTTGCAGGCGCTGGCCGACCAGGGCGTCCAGATCGCCGTCGCCAGCGGCTCGCTCCCCGGGCAGCCGCCGGCCCAGCCGGGCATGGAGGCCGCCCCGCCGGAGCGCCGGGGTCCACGGCGGGACGTGCCGCTGCCGGGTCAGCGGCGCAACCACCCGGGCGCCGCGCCCGGGGCGCCGCAGCTGCGCTCGGCGGGTTCGCTCGGGGACGGCCGGGTGGCGGATCTGGCGCCCCGGCGCCGCTAG
- a CDS encoding TetR/AcrR family transcriptional regulator, with translation MATETAGQRRAERAAAAHAPAGKPASPDAPAVRPMRADARRNYERLLAEARTAFTEHGTDSSLEDIARRAGVGIGTLYRHFPNRTALMGAVFQGEVEALLCYARELADAPQPCTALVDWLRALITHASTYRGLSRALMTAYADESSGMARCRVPLGEAGSALLARAQQAGAVRRDVVIGDLLQLTNGIALAAEESPDDPELADRLLTLTLRGLKAGGTGREAGA, from the coding sequence ATGGCGACCGAGACGGCAGGGCAGCGACGGGCGGAGCGGGCCGCCGCGGCGCACGCACCGGCGGGGAAGCCGGCGTCCCCGGACGCGCCCGCGGTACGCCCCATGCGGGCCGACGCGCGCCGGAACTACGAGCGGCTGCTGGCCGAGGCCCGGACCGCCTTCACGGAGCACGGCACGGACAGCTCGCTGGAGGACATCGCGCGCCGGGCCGGCGTCGGCATCGGCACCCTCTACCGGCACTTCCCCAACCGCACCGCCCTGATGGGCGCGGTCTTCCAGGGCGAGGTGGAGGCCCTGCTCTGCTACGCCCGGGAGCTGGCCGACGCCCCCCAGCCGTGCACCGCGCTGGTGGACTGGCTGCGCGCGCTGATCACCCACGCCAGCACCTACCGGGGCCTGTCGCGGGCCCTGATGACCGCGTACGCGGACGAGAGCTCGGGGATGGCGCGCTGCCGCGTCCCGCTCGGCGAGGCCGGGTCCGCGCTGCTGGCCCGGGCCCAGCAGGCCGGGGCGGTGCGCCGGGACGTCGTCATCGGCGATCTGCTCCAGCTCACCAACGGCATCGCGCTGGCCGCCGAGGAGTCCCCGGACGATCCGGAGCTGGCCGACCGGCTGCTGACGCTGACCCTGCGCGGGCTGAAGGCCGGCGGGACGGGCCGGGAGGCGGGGGCGTAG
- a CDS encoding NAD(P)H-quinone dehydrogenase, with protein sequence MEYVTRIVIIGGGPGGYEAALVAASLGAEVTVVDCDGLGGASVLTDCVPSKTLIATAEVMTTFDSSYEELGIIVEDDTPFKERPARVVGVDLGKVNRRVKRLALAQSHDITASVTRAGGRVMRGRGRLEPGQAPDGSRKVTVTAADGSTEGLIADAVLIATGAHPREIPDAQPDGERILNWTQVYDLTELPEELIVVGSGVTGAEFAGAYQALGSRVTLVSSRDRVLPGEDPDAAAVLEDVFRRRGMNVMARSRAQSAKRVGDRVEVTLADGRTISGTHCLMAVGSIPNTEGIGLEGAGVKLKESGHIWTDKVSRTTAPGVYAAGDCTGVFALASVAAMQGRIAMYHFLGDAVTPLNLKTVSANVFTDPEIATVGYSQADIDNGVIDARAVKLPLLRNPRAKMQGIRDGFVKLFCRPGTGIVVGGVVVSPRASELIHPISIAVDNNLTVEQIASAFTVYPSLSGSIAEVARQLHTRKAAGD encoded by the coding sequence CGCTCGGCGCGGAGGTGACCGTCGTCGACTGCGACGGTCTGGGGGGAGCGTCGGTACTGACCGACTGCGTCCCGTCGAAGACCCTCATCGCCACGGCCGAGGTGATGACGACCTTCGACTCCTCCTACGAAGAGCTCGGCATCATCGTCGAGGACGACACCCCGTTCAAGGAGCGTCCCGCGCGGGTCGTCGGGGTCGATCTCGGCAAGGTCAACCGACGGGTCAAGCGGCTGGCGCTGGCCCAGTCCCACGACATCACCGCCTCGGTCACCCGTGCCGGCGGCCGGGTGATGCGCGGTCGCGGCCGGCTGGAGCCGGGCCAGGCCCCGGACGGCTCCCGCAAGGTCACGGTCACCGCCGCCGACGGCTCGACCGAGGGCCTGATCGCCGACGCGGTGCTGATCGCCACCGGCGCCCACCCGCGTGAGATCCCGGACGCCCAGCCGGACGGCGAGCGGATCCTGAACTGGACGCAGGTCTACGACCTCACCGAGCTGCCCGAGGAACTCATCGTCGTCGGATCCGGCGTCACCGGTGCCGAGTTCGCCGGCGCGTACCAGGCGCTGGGGTCCCGGGTCACCCTGGTCTCCTCGCGCGACCGGGTGCTGCCGGGCGAGGACCCGGACGCCGCCGCCGTGCTGGAGGACGTCTTCCGCCGCCGCGGGATGAACGTCATGGCGCGGTCCCGGGCGCAGTCCGCCAAGCGGGTGGGCGACCGGGTCGAGGTCACCCTCGCCGACGGCCGGACGATCTCCGGCACGCACTGCCTGATGGCGGTGGGCTCCATCCCGAACACTGAGGGGATCGGCCTGGAGGGCGCCGGCGTCAAGCTGAAGGAGTCCGGGCACATCTGGACCGACAAGGTCTCGCGGACCACCGCCCCCGGCGTCTACGCCGCCGGCGACTGCACCGGCGTCTTCGCGCTGGCGTCGGTCGCCGCCATGCAGGGCCGGATCGCGATGTACCACTTCCTCGGCGACGCGGTCACCCCGCTCAACCTCAAGACCGTCTCCGCCAACGTCTTCACCGACCCCGAGATCGCCACCGTCGGCTACTCCCAGGCCGACATCGACAACGGCGTGATCGACGCCCGGGCGGTCAAGCTCCCACTGCTGCGCAACCCGCGCGCCAAGATGCAGGGCATCCGCGACGGTTTCGTGAAGCTGTTCTGCCGCCCCGGCACCGGCATCGTGGTCGGCGGCGTGGTGGTCTCGCCGCGGGCCAGTGAGCTGATCCACCCGATTTCGATCGCGGTCGACAACAACCTGACGGTCGAGCAGATCGCCAGTGCCTTCACCGTCTACCCGTCGCTGTCCGGCTCGATCGCCGAGGTCGCCCGGCAGCTGCACACCCGGAAGGCGGCCGGCGACTGA